A genomic region of Papaver somniferum cultivar HN1 chromosome 7, ASM357369v1, whole genome shotgun sequence contains the following coding sequences:
- the LOC113295766 gene encoding probable LRR receptor-like serine/threonine-protein kinase At1g56140, producing MNHNTLIYVLSGGLILLFICLILLILFRKFAKPVELKEIILRSKRKMAAPDYFSGNLRTISYFDFRTLRKATKNFNPANLLGSGGFGRVYKGKLRDGRAVAVKKLSQKSEQGEPEFLGEVRMITSIQHKNLVRLLGCCSDGSQRLLVYEYMKNGSLDSVLFGKGEHFLNWSTRYQIILGIARGLQYLHEDSHIRIVHRDIKASNILLDERLQPKIGDFGLARFFPEDEAYLSTNFAGTLGYTAPEYAIRGELTEKADIYSFGVIVLEIISCRRNTDLSLSTEMQYLPEYAWKLYERSRVTEIVDPKLQKDGFVEKDVLQAIHVAFLCLQPDPSLRPPMSDIVAMLTCKVNLVSTPTPVKPVFLGRKRPNSDNDIKTSTLHHTSRETVSTEISYPSPLLTDSTLSINIRP from the exons ATGAATCATAACACGTTGATTTACGTTCTTTCGGGAGGGTTAATACTGCTTTTCATTTGCTTGATCTTGTTAATATTGTTTCGGAAATTCGCCAAGCCTGTGGAGTTGAAGGAGATAATTTTGCGAAGTAAACGAAAAATGG CTGCACCTGACTACTTCAGCGGTAATCTTAGAACGATAAGTTATTTTGATTTTCGGACTTTGAGAAAGGCGACAAAGAATTTCAATCCTGCGAACTTGCTTGGAAGTGGTGGATTTGGACGGGTGTATAAG GGAAAGCTAAGGGATGGGAGAGCAGTAGCTGTCAAAAAATTGTCCCAGAAATCCGAACAAGGTGAACCGGAATTTCTCGGAGAAGTGAGGATGATTACGAGTATCCAACACAAAAACTTGGTTCGACTTCTGGGGTGTTGTTCAGACGGGTCTCAACGACTTCTTGTATACGAATATATGAAGAACGGAAGCTTAGACAGTGTATTATTCG GAAAGGGTGAGCATTTCCTCAATTGGAGCACAAGGTACCAAATAATTCTTGGCATTGCTAGAGGGTTGCAGTACTTGCATGAAGATTCACATATACGGATTGTTCACCGTGATATTAAGGCAAGCAACATTCTCCTCGACGAGAGACTCCAGCCGAAAATTGGAGACTTTGGGCTAGCAAGGTTCTTTCCTGAAGACGAGGCGTATTTAAGCACCAACTTTGCTGGAACCCT GGGCTATACTGCTCCAGAATACGCCATTAGAGGAGAATTAACAGAGAAAGCAGACATTTACAGCTTCGGAGTCATAGTCCTTGAGATCATCAGCTGCAGGAGAAACACCGATCTTTCTCTATCTACGGAAATGCAGTATCTCCCGGAATAT GCATGGAAGCTTTACGAGAGATCCAGAGTAACAGAAATAGTTGATCCGAAGCTACAAAAAGACGGGTTCGTCGAGAAAGATGTATTGCAAGCAATTCATGTAGCTTTCTTATGTCTTCAACCTGATCCTAGTTTGAGACCCCCCATGTCAGACATTGTTGCAATGTTAACTTGCAAAGTAAATTTAGTTTCAACTCCTACTCCAGTGAAACCAGTGTTCTTGGGTCGCAAAAGACCAAACAGCGACAACGACATCAAAACAAGTACTCTTCATCATACATCAAGGGAGACTGTATCTACTGAAATATCCTACCCTTCACCTCTGTTAACTGATTCCACTCTCTCCATAAATATCAGACCCTAA